A single Desulfovibrio piger DNA region contains:
- a CDS encoding Fic family protein, with the protein MPATPYLPPLLPLTISEDAWGSFGMLEFNAVSSLAELNGMMRSSAKADLFWLTWLLQEARSSNVIEGTVTTFEEILGENAGVVVPAERQDDVREVINYKEATEAGLQAINNGRDITLSLVKSLHALLLGGTRGEKKSPGQYRTIQVHIGRPGSTPDTATYIPPDPVHVPALLENWEKFLRRADLNPLIQAAVMHAQFEMIHPFCDGNGRMGRLLITLLLAEKKLLTKPCFYMSAYLQEHRTEYYTALGNISQQGSWKEWIEFFLNAVILRSKHNKDLLTAMNDLYEQSKSTFPAITGSVNAVQILDYMFSKPLFTQPDLQKHVGTARTRQGFTNILHKLEQADIIAKAAPGKGRTPAVWRFTALMELLS; encoded by the coding sequence ATGCCTGCGACGCCTTATCTGCCTCCTCTTCTCCCCCTGACAATTTCCGAGGATGCCTGGGGAAGCTTCGGTATGCTGGAGTTCAATGCCGTTTCCTCTCTTGCGGAGCTCAACGGCATGATGCGATCCTCCGCCAAGGCCGATCTCTTCTGGCTCACCTGGCTGCTTCAGGAAGCACGGAGCTCCAATGTCATCGAAGGAACCGTCACAACTTTCGAAGAAATCCTGGGGGAAAACGCCGGGGTTGTCGTTCCCGCAGAACGCCAAGATGATGTCCGGGAAGTCATCAACTACAAAGAAGCCACAGAGGCCGGACTTCAGGCCATAAACAACGGACGGGATATTACGCTGTCCCTCGTCAAGTCTCTTCACGCGCTCCTCCTTGGAGGGACACGCGGAGAAAAGAAGAGCCCTGGACAATATCGCACTATCCAGGTCCACATTGGCCGTCCCGGCTCGACTCCTGATACGGCGACTTATATCCCGCCCGATCCCGTCCATGTCCCCGCCCTTCTGGAAAACTGGGAAAAATTCCTGCGCCGCGCTGACTTGAACCCTCTCATACAGGCCGCTGTCATGCACGCGCAATTTGAAATGATCCATCCTTTCTGTGATGGGAACGGCAGAATGGGACGCCTGCTCATCACCCTGCTGCTTGCAGAAAAAAAATTGCTGACCAAGCCTTGTTTCTATATGAGCGCCTATCTTCAGGAACACCGTACGGAATACTATACGGCTCTTGGGAACATTTCCCAGCAAGGAAGCTGGAAAGAATGGATAGAATTTTTTCTCAATGCCGTCATCCTTCGCAGCAAGCATAACAAAGACCTGCTTACTGCCATGAACGATCTTTATGAGCAGTCCAAAAGTACTTTTCCTGCCATCACAGGATCAGTCAACGCTGTACAGATACTGGATTACATGTTTTCAAAGCCACTGTTTACCCAGCCTGATCTCCAAAAACATGTGGGCACGGCACGTACACGACAGGGCTTCACAAACATCCTGCACAAACTGGAGCAGGCAGACATCATTGCCAAAGCCGCTCCCGGAAAAGGCAGAACCCCCGCTGTATGGAGATTCACAGCCCTCATGGAACTTCTTTCGTAA